A section of the Candidatus Cloacimonadota bacterium genome encodes:
- a CDS encoding GAF domain-containing protein: protein MDYTFSTNHRVNKTLNLVVQSIAEMAEDQIKHIQQLTRIGQSLSSETDLDKIFEMILNEGIAFTKADGATIYRVSDDNRFLEFELVYNATLNMRQGGSNDPIGWKPVPLYDEEGNPVMSYIVSAVYHNKKSLCFDDVYNAEGYDISGTIHSDQNSHYRCKAMLTIPLKDHEDTVLGVIQFINPLNDEKEIISFTDEHKTMLSSLSSQAAIALSNRKLIASLENLLMQFMRSIASAIERKSKYSSDHITRVAAITDMIAERINATSSGPFASVFFNEDELKEISMAGWMHDIGKIITPEFVMDKSCKLERIMDGFALIKSRVDHLKTLMKYLSLKLSPTEYQAFIQEKLGCKDEDPIIFLDDALEFISKLNIGGEFVPDAQIERMESLAAIDFTYEDQRFYLLDESDKKNLSIRKGTLNSEEMKIMRAHVSVTWEMLSQLTFPKKYGNVAFYASTHHEALNGKGYPRGLGSSALPLQSRMIAVADIFEALTSADRPYKKAKTLSESLMIIAFMTKDGHLDADLVDFFIDSGLYLEFAQKAMQPEQIDEVNISAIKSKYHLD, encoded by the coding sequence ATGGATTATACATTTAGTACAAATCACCGCGTGAATAAAACTTTAAACTTAGTGGTACAAAGCATTGCCGAAATGGCAGAAGACCAAATCAAACATATCCAACAGCTAACTCGCATTGGCCAATCTCTTTCCAGCGAAACAGATTTGGATAAAATCTTCGAGATGATCCTCAATGAGGGTATTGCCTTTACGAAAGCTGATGGTGCTACTATCTACAGAGTAAGTGATGACAATCGCTTTCTGGAGTTTGAATTAGTATACAATGCTACTTTGAACATGCGTCAGGGGGGATCAAACGATCCTATCGGTTGGAAACCCGTTCCCCTTTACGATGAAGAGGGAAACCCGGTTATGAGTTATATTGTTTCGGCTGTATATCATAATAAAAAGAGTTTATGCTTTGATGATGTCTATAATGCTGAAGGATACGATATTAGCGGTACAATCCATAGTGATCAGAATTCACATTACCGGTGCAAAGCCATGCTTACCATACCTCTCAAAGATCATGAAGATACAGTATTAGGCGTAATCCAATTTATCAACCCCTTAAATGACGAGAAAGAAATTATTAGCTTTACAGACGAGCATAAAACAATGCTTTCATCGTTATCATCACAGGCAGCGATAGCACTTTCAAACCGGAAACTTATAGCCAGCTTGGAAAACCTCTTAATGCAATTCATGCGTTCCATCGCTTCGGCTATTGAGCGCAAAAGTAAATATAGCTCAGATCACATTACTCGTGTTGCTGCAATTACAGATATGATTGCCGAACGTATCAATGCAACTTCATCTGGTCCTTTTGCCAGTGTTTTCTTTAATGAGGACGAGTTGAAAGAAATCTCGATGGCTGGGTGGATGCATGATATCGGCAAAATAATTACTCCCGAATTTGTTATGGATAAAAGCTGCAAGCTGGAACGCATCATGGATGGCTTTGCACTGATAAAATCCAGAGTGGATCACCTCAAGACACTAATGAAGTATCTTAGTTTAAAACTATCGCCTACAGAGTATCAAGCTTTTATCCAAGAGAAACTGGGCTGTAAAGATGAAGACCCAATCATCTTTTTGGATGATGCGCTGGAGTTTATCTCCAAGCTCAATATTGGGGGAGAATTTGTCCCAGATGCGCAGATTGAACGGATGGAATCTCTGGCAGCAATTGATTTTACTTATGAGGATCAGCGCTTCTACCTATTAGATGAATCCGATAAAAAGAATCTTAGCATCCGCAAAGGAACTCTCAACAGCGAAGAAATGAAAATCATGCGCGCCCATGTTTCGGTAACTTGGGAAATGCTTTCGCAACTAACATTCCCCAAAAAATACGGCAATGTCGCCTTTTATGCATCAACCCATCATGAAGCTCTTAACGGTAAAGGCTATCCCAGAGGACTTGGTTCATCAGCTCTTCCCTTGCAATCCCGCATGATTGCTGTTGCCGATATTTTTGAAGCTCTTACTTCGGCAGATCGTCCCTACAAAAAAGCAAAAACTCTTTCCGAATCCCTTATGATAATTGCATTTATGACTAAGGATGGTCACCTAGACGCCGATCTGGTAGATTTCTTCATAGATAGCGGCTTGTATCTAGAATTTGCACAAAAAGCTATGCAGCCAGAGCAGATTGACGAAGTAAATATCTCAGCTATTAAAAGCAAATACCATCTTGACTAA
- the dusB gene encoding tRNA dihydrouridine synthase DusB, which yields MTNIPLYLAPLAGYTDRAFRSVCKEWGADYMLSEMVSADGIIRDKQKTLQYTIFADFERPFGMQIFGSDPDVIAHAAEAVLPLNPDFIDLNMGCPVKKVVKRGAGSALMKDPVLASAIVKSTKTVISSKLPLSVKFRSGWDSSSINFLEFGLLMQDSGADIVCLHPRTQKQMFSGKSNWEHIRILKQALSIPVIGNGDIFSPQDAKNMLNDTNCDALMIGRGALGRPWLFAQIKEFLATGEYMPITKDKLLNTAFKHLEYALKFKEERIVVKEMRSQLCHYIKAMPGSKDLRDRLNHTQSAEEIKNLLNKWIWL from the coding sequence TTGACTAATATTCCCTTATATCTTGCTCCTTTAGCCGGTTATACCGATAGGGCATTTCGTAGCGTGTGCAAGGAGTGGGGAGCAGACTACATGCTTAGTGAAATGGTTAGTGCAGATGGAATTATTCGCGATAAACAAAAGACACTCCAATACACCATTTTTGCAGATTTCGAACGCCCCTTTGGCATGCAAATCTTTGGTTCAGATCCCGATGTTATTGCGCATGCCGCAGAAGCGGTATTGCCCTTAAATCCAGATTTCATCGATCTCAATATGGGTTGTCCCGTAAAGAAAGTAGTTAAACGCGGGGCTGGCTCAGCATTGATGAAGGATCCCGTTCTAGCTTCTGCCATTGTAAAATCTACAAAAACAGTCATCTCCAGCAAACTTCCGCTTTCGGTAAAATTTCGTAGTGGATGGGATAGTTCCAGCATAAATTTCTTGGAGTTTGGGTTGCTCATGCAAGATAGTGGTGCAGATATCGTTTGTCTTCATCCTCGCACCCAAAAACAAATGTTCTCGGGAAAAAGCAATTGGGAACATATCCGCATACTAAAGCAAGCTCTTTCGATCCCTGTTATTGGAAATGGAGATATTTTCAGCCCTCAAGACGCTAAAAACATGCTGAATGACACGAACTGCGATGCTCTGATGATTGGTCGAGGAGCTTTAGGACGCCCTTGGTTGTTTGCTCAGATAAAAGAATTTTTAGCCACCGGCGAATACATGCCCATCACCAAAGATAAGCTGCTAAATACGGCTTTCAAGCACTTAGAGTATGCACTTAAATTCAAGGAAGAACGTATTGTAGTTAAGGAAATGCGCTCCCAATTGTGTCACTATATCAAAGCCATGCCGGGCAGTAAAGATCTAAGAGATAGATTAAATCACACCCAGAGCGCAGAAGAGATAAAAAACCTTTTGAATAAATGGATTTGGCTATAA